A single Lactuca sativa cultivar Salinas chromosome 8, Lsat_Salinas_v11, whole genome shotgun sequence DNA region contains:
- the LOC111914962 gene encoding probable disease resistance protein At1g61310: MGEVVTTTMAGKIVDLLFNAAKREIDYIRNYTKNVDKLKSETQKLKGMRGRIQQRIDAAKENGEALLDGVQEWIDKADIGISKAEEFLKEETNDKKTCFNLQPCVDLGTLSHYSKMAINKTSCLLDKQEDGKTHESCVSIPTPTPRFVDLYQKKNLDDIGTHKLALREIIQAIKDDNIQIVGIYGLGGVGKTTLAKEVAAEVKNLFAEIVFITVSQTVDIKEIKMNVDVAAKRIINGEKVLIIFDDIWERLVLFDVGIPCGNDHMNCKILLTSRSRNVCEVTNVDRNICVNTLMKEEAWVLFKRIVGEKLTNNDSLEKIAREVTEESGGLPLVIQVVGNTLKNKPIHIWEAALDRLQKHAPLEIAPEIRKAFTHLKLSYDLLDSKEVKSCFLLCSMFREDGYIDMLRLA, from the coding sequence ATGGGGGAAGTGGTCACTACTACTATGGCTGGGAAAATAGTGGACTTGTTGTTTAATGCGGCTAAAAGAGAGATTGATTACATCCGAAATTACACTAAAAATGTTGACAAGTTGAAGAGTGAAACTCAAAAGCTCAAGGGTATGAGGGGTAGGATTCAACAACGAATCGATGCAGCTAAAGAGAATGGAGAAGCTCTCTTAGATGGTGTGCAAGAATGGATAGATAAGGCAGACATTGGAATATCCAAGGCGGAAGAGTTTCTCAAAGAAGAAACCAACGACAAGAAGACGTGCTTCAACTTACAACCATGTGTCGATTTGGGCACCCTATCCCATTACAGTAAAATGGCGATAAACAAGACTTCTTGTCTTCTGGATAAACAAGAAGATGGCAAAACTCATGAATCTTGTGTCTCTATTCCCACTCCCACTCCAAGATTTGTAGACCTCTACCAAAAAAAGAATCTTGATGATATTGGTACCCACAAGTTGGCGTTGAGGGAAATAATTCAAGCTATCAAAGATGACAACATACAAATCGTTGGAATTTATGGGTTAGGAGGTGTAGGGAAAACTACATTAGCCAAGGAAGTTGCTGCAGAAGTGAAGAATCTATTTGCAGAAATTGTGTTTATAACTGTCTCACAGACTGTAGACATTAAAGAGATTAAAATGAATGTTGATGTAGCTGCAAAGCGGATAATTAATGGGGAGAAGGTTCTAATTATTTTTGATGACATATGGGAAAGGCTAGTCCTTTTTGATGTGGGCATACCATGTGGAAATGACCACATGAATTGCAAGATCTTGTTGACATCTAGAAGCAGAAATGTATGTGAAGTGACGAATGTTGATAGGAATATCTGTGTAAACACTTTGATGAAAGAAGAAGCGTGGGTCCTTTTCAAACGTATTGTGGGTGAAAAGTTAACGAACAATGATAGTCTGGAGAAAATTGCAAGAGAAGTGACTGAAGAATCTGGTGGATTGCCACTCGTCATTCAAGTCGTGGGAAATACTTTAAAAAATAAACCAATTCATATATGGGAGGCGGCACTTGACCGGCTACAAAAGCATGCCCCTCTAGAGATTGCTCCAGAGATAAGGAAAGCATTTACTCATTTGAAACTGAGCTATGACTTACTTGATAGCAAAGAAGTTAAATCCTGCTTCTTATTGTGTAGTATGTTTAGAGAAGATGGATACATAGATATGTTACGTTTAGCATAA
- the LOC111914963 gene encoding uncharacterized protein LOC111914963 codes for MPIKKLFQVSDGILLEALQDLDNIIPDLYGESVDELKSIELDRCYNVSCLVKTTDENATHTIGASNDLGQRKTKEKFFSKVEKIHLSDLNNLKLLFDCSFQCISLGNLQDIEIAYCSSLLTLFPFSVAQGLSNLRCISICWCDSLMVVISGGDEQATGSDNEQIEDSKTEVGTYDANIEFTSLTRIYLINLPQLQSFYSGGSLMKYPSLEFITVEGCPSMKRWGSGIHDMPNGKFCDEKNLNLFH; via the coding sequence ATGCCAATAAAGAAACTGTTTCAGGTAAGTGATGGTATATTACTAGAGGCTCTACAAGATTTGGATAACATCATACCAGACCTTTATGGAGAGAGTGTCGATGAATTAAAGTCTATTGAGTTGGATAGATGTTACAATGTTTCATGCTTGGTGAAGACAACGGATGAGAATGCTACGCATACTATTGGTGCATCCAATGACCTTGGTCAaaggaaaacaaaggaaaagTTTTTCTCCAAAGTTGAAAAAATCCATCTGAGTGATCTTAATAACCTGAAGCTTCTTTTTGACTGTTCATTTCAATGTATAAGCTTGGGTAATCTACAAGACATTGAAATTGCATATTGTTCTTCCTTGTTGACGCTATTCCCTTTTAGTGTAGCACAAGGGCTTTCCAATCTGAGATGTATATCGATTTGCTGGTGTGACAGTTTGATGGTAGTGATTTCTGGTGGAGATGAACAAGCAACTGGTAGTGATAATGAGCAAATAGAGGATAGTAAAACCGAAGTGGGCACATATGATGCAAATATTGAGTTTACTAGCCTTACCCGTATTTACCTTATCAATTTGCCCCAACTACAGAGCTTCTATTCTGGGGGTTCTTTAATGAAATATCCGTCTTTGGAGTTTATCACTGTGGAAGGCTGTCCCAGTATGAAGAGATGGGGTTCCGGAATCCACGATATGCCCAATGgcaaattttgtgatgaaaagaACCTTAACTTGTTCCATTAA